Part of the Terriglobales bacterium genome, CGCCGCCGTGCTCGGACATCCCTACGGTCCCAATGCCGAGCGCGGCATCTTCCGCTCCACCGACGGCGGCCAGAGCTGGCAGAAGGTCCTCTACAAGGACGAGAACACCGGCGGCTCCGACATCGAGATGGATCCCTCCAATCCCGAAGTGCTCTACGCCGGGCTGTGGCAGGCGCGTCAGGGACCCTGGGAGGACGCCAACTCCTACGGCGGGCCCGGCGGCGGGCTGTTCAAATCCACCGACGGCGGCCAAACTTGGCGCCAGCTCACGAACGGCCTGCCCGCCGACCTGGTGCAGATCAACGTGGCCATCGCGCCCAGCTTGCCCAGCCGCCTCTATGCCAGCTTCTCCACCACCAAGCCCAGCGGCTACCAGTCGGGCAAGGGCCTGGGCTTCTACCGCTCCGACGACGCCGGCGAGCACTGGTACCAGGTCACCAGCGACGAGCGCCCTGCCATGAAGATCGGCGGCGGCGATCTCTCCATCCCGCGCGTGGACCCGAAGAACCCCGACGTGGTCTACAGCACCAGCATCGTCACCGTGCGCTCCGAGGACGGCGGCAAGACCTGGATGAGCCTGCGCGGCGCGCCCGGCGGCGACGACTACCAGAACATCTGGATCAATCCCAACAATCCTGACATCCTGCTGCTGGTCAGCGACCAGGGCGCGGTGGTGAGCGTGAACCGCGGTCGCACCTGGGAGTCCTGGTACAACCAGCCCACCGCCCAGCTCTATCACGTGCAGGCCTCCAACACGTTTCCCTACCGCATCTGCAGCGGGCAGCAGGAGAGCGGCTCGGTGTGCATCTCCAGCCGCGGCAACGACGGCGAGATCACCTTCCGCGAGTGGCACCCGGTGGGCGTGATCGAGTACGGCTATGCCGCCCCCGACCCGCTCGACCCCGACATCGTCTACGGCGCCGGCCGCACCGAGGTCTCGCGCTTCCACTGGAGCACGGGGCAGGTGCAGAATGTCACGCCCATCCCGGTGCGCGGGCAGTACCGCGCCGAGCGCACCCAGCCCATCCTCTTCTCGCCGGTGGACCCGCACACGCTCTACTACGCCGCCAACGTGCTCTTCAAGACCACGGACGGCGGCCACTCCTGGCAGACCATCAGCCCCGACCTGGCGCGCCCCGTCAACGGCGTGCCCGCCAGCCTGGGCGACCTCGCCGCCAAGGACTCCAACGCCGCCAAGCAGCGCGGCGCCATCTATTCCCTCGCGCCCTCCTTCCATGACCTGAACACGATCTGGGCGGGCACCGACGACGGCTTGATCTGGGTGACGCGCGACGGCGGCAAGAACTGGACGAACGTCACCCCGCCCGACCTCACGCCCTGGAGCAAGGTCACGCAGCTCGCCGCCTCTCCCTTCGACGACCAGAGCGCCTACGCCTCGGTCAGCCGCTTCCGCATCGACGACCTGCGCCCCTGCCTCTACCGCACCCACGACGGCGGCAAGACCTGGCAGCTCATCACCACCGGCCTGCCCACCGACGCGCCCGCCGACACCATCCGCGAGGACTCCGTGCGCAAGGGCCTGCTCTTCGCCGGCACCGAGAAGGCTGTCTGGGTCTCCTTCGACGACGGCGACCACTGGCAGTCGCTCCAGCTCAACCTGCCGCACAGCTCCATGCGCGACCTCTGGATCCACGACGACGACCTCATCGTGGCCACCCACGGCCGCGGCTTCTGGATCCTCGACGACATCACCCCGCTGCGCCAGGCCGGCGCCCAGGTGAGCGCCACCGCTGCCTACCTCTTCCAGCCTGCGACCGCCTACCGCGTCCGCCGCTCCACCAACACCGACACGCCTCTGCCCGCCGACGAGCCCGCCGCCCAGAATCCCCCCGACGGCGCCGTGCTCGACTACTTCCTGGCGCAGCCCGCCGGCGGTCCCGTCACCCTCGAGGTCCTCGATCCCCAGGGTAACCTCGTCCGCCGCTTCTCCAGCGACGACCCGCCCGAGTTCACCCGCGCCGAGATGGAGAAGCAGCTCATCCCGCTCTACTGGATCCGCTGGCCCCGCACCCTCTCCACCGCTCCCGGCATGCACCGCTGGGTCTGGGACCTGCACTATCCCGCGCCCGCGGGCGAGCGCGGCTTCCCCATCTCCGCCGTGCCCGGCGACACGCCGCGCGAGCCGCTCGGCCCTGACGCCCTGCCCGGGCAGTACACCGTGCGCCTCACCGCCAACGGTGTGACCACCACCAAGCAGCTCACGGTGAAGATGGACCCGCGCATCAACCTCCCGCTGCAAGAGCTGGTGCAGCAGTTCCACCTGGAGACCGACTTGGCCTCCATGACGACGCTCAGCCACCAGGCGATGGCCCAGGCGGGCTCGCTGCGGGCGCAGATCAAGGCGCTCGCCGGCAAGGCCAGCGGCCCGCTGGCGGATTCGCTGAACGCCCTCGATCAGAAGCTCGCTGCCCTGATGCAGGCGCCGCGCGGCGCCGCCGCTACCGGCACGCCCGCGCCCACGCTCGGCCGCGTCAATGGCACCGCCGGCTCGCTCTATGGCGCCATCGGCCAGGCCGACGCCCCGCCCACCGCCGCCCAGGTACAGGCGGCCTCCACCCTGGCCGGGGAGTTTTCTTCGGTGATGAAGTCCTGGGGCGTGCTCACCTCCACCGATGTGCCCGCCCTCAACGACCAGCTCAAGGCCGCGGGTCTGCCCCCGCTCGATCCCGCCAAGCCGGCGCCGGAGGAGGAGTGAGCAGCAATCTCGTGCGTGGGCACTAGGGCTGGGTGCTGAGAGATGCTCTGGTACTGTCATCCTTCGCGAGGCGAAGCCGAGCGGAGGATCTGACGACGCCGCCTGCGCCACCACTGCGGTGGCGCGAGCACCTTCCTCAGATTCTCCCGCTCGCTTCGCTCGCGGAAGAATGACACCGTCGGGGATACGACCCGCGTCCCAAAGGGACGGCACGGCT contains:
- a CDS encoding glycoside hydrolase, which gives rise to AAVLGHPYGPNAERGIFRSTDGGQSWQKVLYKDENTGGSDIEMDPSNPEVLYAGLWQARQGPWEDANSYGGPGGGLFKSTDGGQTWRQLTNGLPADLVQINVAIAPSLPSRLYASFSTTKPSGYQSGKGLGFYRSDDAGEHWYQVTSDERPAMKIGGGDLSIPRVDPKNPDVVYSTSIVTVRSEDGGKTWMSLRGAPGGDDYQNIWINPNNPDILLLVSDQGAVVSVNRGRTWESWYNQPTAQLYHVQASNTFPYRICSGQQESGSVCISSRGNDGEITFREWHPVGVIEYGYAAPDPLDPDIVYGAGRTEVSRFHWSTGQVQNVTPIPVRGQYRAERTQPILFSPVDPHTLYYAANVLFKTTDGGHSWQTISPDLARPVNGVPASLGDLAAKDSNAAKQRGAIYSLAPSFHDLNTIWAGTDDGLIWVTRDGGKNWTNVTPPDLTPWSKVTQLAASPFDDQSAYASVSRFRIDDLRPCLYRTHDGGKTWQLITTGLPTDAPADTIREDSVRKGLLFAGTEKAVWVSFDDGDHWQSLQLNLPHSSMRDLWIHDDDLIVATHGRGFWILDDITPLRQAGAQVSATAAYLFQPATAYRVRRSTNTDTPLPADEPAAQNPPDGAVLDYFLAQPAGGPVTLEVLDPQGNLVRRFSSDDPPEFTRAEMEKQLIPLYWIRWPRTLSTAPGMHRWVWDLHYPAPAGERGFPISAVPGDTPREPLGPDALPGQYTVRLTANGVTTTKQLTVKMDPRINLPLQELVQQFHLETDLASMTTLSHQAMAQAGSLRAQIKALAGKASGPLADSLNALDQKLAALMQAPRGAAATGTPAPTLGRVNGTAGSLYGAIGQADAPPTAAQVQAASTLAGEFSSVMKSWGVLTSTDVPALNDQLKAAGLPPLDPAKPAPEEE